One genomic segment of Thermodesulfobacteriota bacterium includes these proteins:
- the pabB gene encoding aminodeoxychorismate synthase component I gives MSAGDLARVLELVDREPFAIFLDTARPGPGERFSYLYRHPVRQLRLAAAAELPAFLAACQEAMDQGLILAGYLAYELGYLLEPALAGLLPASDLPLAELGAFARPEVFDHATGRWQPDSPCPAGPTPAAGEYRITGLAPDLGQEQYTRAVARILDLIAAGDTYQVNYTLKYRFSWTGSAAALYLALRRSQRVAYAGYLRLGARRILSLSPELFFHAAGGRCTVRPMKGTSRRGRDRVEDEGRREALAADPKNRAENVMIVDLLRNDLGRLCVPGGVAVASLFDVETYETLLQMTSTIEGQLRPEVGLAGLLAGLFPCGSVTGAPKIRTMAIIRELEAGPRGVYTGAIGHLSAAGGTMSVPIRTVVLEEGKGEMGVGSGIVADSDPEREWAECQLKAEFLARPHPEFGLVETMLWRPATGFWLLAGHLERLAESAAFFGFPCDRPALEAALQQQVETLAGSQSQRLRLVLAPDGSWRLTAIPLPAGARPAGEPPLVALAGQRVDSTSVFLYHKTTCRKLQDQELARGRERGLFEVIFTNERGEVTEGSFTNLFIRRDDLFLTPPVSSGLLPGVFRRHFLARQGGRARTQVLTPEDLTKAEAVYVGNSVRGLVPVRYCAAGLPLAPARALG, from the coding sequence ATGAGCGCCGGCGATCTGGCCCGGGTGCTGGAGCTGGTGGACCGGGAGCCCTTTGCCATCTTCCTGGACACCGCCCGACCCGGGCCGGGCGAGCGCTTCTCCTACCTCTACCGCCATCCGGTCCGGCAGCTGCGCCTGGCAGCCGCCGCGGAGCTGCCCGCCTTCCTGGCCGCCTGCCAGGAGGCCATGGACCAGGGCCTGATCCTGGCCGGCTATCTGGCCTACGAACTGGGCTATCTCCTGGAGCCGGCCCTGGCCGGACTGCTGCCGGCCTCCGACCTGCCGTTGGCCGAGCTGGGGGCCTTTGCGCGGCCGGAGGTGTTCGACCATGCCACCGGCCGCTGGCAGCCGGATTCCCCCTGCCCGGCCGGGCCGACCCCGGCGGCCGGTGAGTATCGGATCACCGGGCTGGCGCCGGATCTCGGCCAGGAGCAGTATACCCGGGCCGTGGCCCGGATCCTGGACCTCATTGCCGCCGGCGACACCTACCAGGTCAACTACACCCTCAAGTACCGGTTCTCGTGGACCGGCTCCGCCGCCGCCCTCTACCTGGCCCTGCGCCGCAGCCAGCGGGTGGCCTATGCCGGCTATCTCCGGCTGGGGGCGCGCCGGATCCTTTCTTTGTCGCCAGAGCTCTTCTTCCACGCCGCGGGCGGCCGCTGCACGGTGCGGCCCATGAAGGGCACCAGCCGCCGGGGCCGGGATCGGGTCGAGGATGAGGGCCGGCGCGAGGCCCTGGCCGCTGATCCCAAGAACCGGGCCGAGAACGTCATGATCGTCGACCTCCTGCGCAACGACCTGGGCCGGCTGTGCGTGCCAGGGGGGGTGGCGGTGGCGTCGCTTTTCGATGTCGAGACCTACGAAACCCTCCTGCAGATGACTTCCACCATCGAAGGCCAGCTGCGGCCGGAGGTGGGACTGGCCGGGCTTCTTGCCGGCCTCTTCCCCTGCGGCTCGGTGACCGGCGCCCCCAAGATCCGCACCATGGCCATCATCCGGGAGCTGGAGGCGGGCCCCCGGGGCGTGTACACCGGGGCCATCGGCCATCTGTCGGCTGCGGGCGGCACCATGAGCGTGCCGATCCGCACCGTGGTCCTGGAGGAGGGGAAAGGCGAGATGGGGGTCGGCTCCGGCATCGTGGCGGACTCGGATCCGGAGCGGGAATGGGCGGAATGCCAGCTCAAGGCCGAGTTCCTGGCCCGGCCCCATCCCGAGTTCGGGCTGGTGGAGACCATGCTCTGGCGGCCAGCCACCGGCTTCTGGCTCCTGGCCGGGCATCTGGAGCGCCTGGCCGAGTCGGCGGCCTTCTTTGGCTTTCCCTGCGACCGGCCCGCTCTGGAGGCAGCCCTCCAGCAGCAGGTCGAGACGCTCGCCGGCAGCCAGAGCCAGCGGCTGCGGCTGGTGCTGGCGCCGGACGGCAGCTGGCGGCTCACCGCCATCCCCCTGCCAGCGGGCGCCCGGCCGGCCGGCGAGCCGCCGCTGGTGGCCCTGGCGGGCCAGCGGGTCGACTCGACCTCCGTCTTCCTCTACCACAAGACCACCTGCCGAAAGCTCCAGGACCAGGAGCTGGCGCGGGGCCGGGAGCGGGGTCTGTTCGAGGTCATCTTCACCAACGAGCGGGGGGAGGTGACCGAGGGGAGCTTCACCAACCTGTTCATCCGCCGGGACGATCTGTTCCTCACCCCGCCCGTATCCTCCGGCCTCCTGCCCGGCGTCTTCCGCCGCCACTTCCTGGCCCGACAGGGGGGCAGGGCCCGGACCCAGGTGCTCACCCCAGAGGATCTGACAAAGGCCGAGGCAGTGTACGTGGGCAACTCGGTGCGGGGCCTCGTCCCGGTGCGCTACTGCGCGGCCGGCTTGCCCTTGGCACCGGCCCGGGCCTTGGGGTAA
- a CDS encoding tetrathionate reductase family octaheme c-type cytochrome — protein MDAKRWRQAVTGLGLALLVAAPGRAWAAAEVHSRAMSTPFTSPKAVTEKCLECHKTVATELMRTSHWRWLGLQSLPGQGAVDFGKKVAVSSLCLAIPSNWGACAACHPSYGWTDGRFAFDQPSAVDCLICHDDTGTYRKGIGGLPEGFGPGSKPGEAAVDLLAVARSVVKPTRRNCGICHFGAGGFDNAKHGDLGADLLEPSRDLDVHMSSELGFTCQTCHKASLHDIKGNAMAVSPGGGNRLDCPDCHEMAPHRSGRLNRHTSAVACQTCHIPLFARRTATITRVDWSTAGQAKEAETDAAGRPLYDKEKGTLVWEENVAPVYAWFNRKAHVTRVGDKIDAARPAQLTAPLGAIDEPEARIFPFKRLTARQPLDVKNGYLAIPKLAGEGSLAATGDWQRALKEGMKGAGLAFGGEVEFVETSMLYRINHMVPPAKQALKCADCHKKDGRMDWQALGYPSQGPYPKARAGAKGKPAAQ, from the coding sequence ATGGACGCGAAGCGATGGCGGCAGGCGGTGACGGGGTTGGGTCTGGCCCTTCTGGTGGCAGCCCCTGGCAGGGCCTGGGCGGCGGCCGAGGTGCACAGCCGGGCCATGAGCACCCCCTTCACCAGCCCCAAGGCGGTCACCGAGAAGTGTCTGGAGTGCCACAAGACGGTGGCCACCGAGCTGATGCGCACCAGCCACTGGCGCTGGCTCGGGCTGCAAAGCCTGCCGGGGCAGGGGGCGGTGGATTTTGGCAAGAAGGTGGCGGTGAGCAGCCTGTGTCTGGCCATCCCCTCCAACTGGGGCGCCTGCGCCGCCTGCCATCCCAGCTACGGCTGGACCGACGGCCGCTTCGCCTTTGATCAGCCCTCCGCCGTCGACTGCCTGATCTGCCACGACGACACCGGCACCTACCGCAAGGGCATTGGCGGCCTGCCGGAGGGCTTCGGTCCTGGCAGCAAGCCTGGGGAGGCGGCGGTGGATCTTTTGGCCGTCGCCCGCTCGGTGGTCAAGCCCACCCGCCGCAACTGCGGCATCTGCCACTTCGGTGCCGGCGGCTTCGACAACGCCAAGCATGGTGACCTGGGAGCCGATCTTCTGGAGCCCAGCCGGGACCTGGACGTGCACATGTCCTCGGAGCTGGGCTTCACCTGCCAGACCTGCCACAAGGCCTCCCTCCATGACATCAAAGGCAACGCCATGGCCGTCTCCCCGGGCGGCGGCAACCGGCTGGACTGCCCGGACTGCCATGAAATGGCCCCCCACCGTTCCGGCCGTCTCAACCGCCACACCAGCGCCGTGGCCTGCCAGACCTGTCACATCCCCTTGTTCGCCCGGAGGACCGCCACGATCACCCGGGTGGACTGGTCCACCGCCGGCCAGGCCAAGGAGGCCGAGACCGATGCGGCTGGCCGGCCCCTCTACGACAAAGAGAAGGGCACCCTGGTCTGGGAAGAGAACGTGGCGCCGGTCTATGCCTGGTTCAACCGCAAGGCCCACGTGACCCGGGTGGGCGACAAGATCGACGCTGCCCGGCCGGCGCAGCTCACCGCGCCCCTGGGCGCCATCGACGAGCCCGAGGCCCGCATCTTCCCCTTCAAGCGTCTGACCGCCCGGCAGCCGTTGGATGTCAAGAACGGCTACCTGGCCATCCCCAAGCTGGCGGGTGAGGGCTCGCTGGCGGCCACCGGCGACTGGCAACGGGCCTTGAAGGAGGGGATGAAGGGCGCTGGGCTGGCCTTTGGCGGCGAGGTGGAATTCGTGGAGACCAGCATGCTCTACCGGATCAACCACATGGTGCCACCGGCCAAGCAGGCCTTGAAGTGTGCGGACTGCCACAAGAAGGACGGCCGGATGGACTGGCAGGCCCTGGGCTATCCCAGCCAGGGACCTTACCCCAAGGCCCGGGCCGGTGCCAAGGGCAAGCCGGCCGCGCAGTAG
- a CDS encoding PilZ domain-containing protein, with translation MSHDEGGAEKRRFQRFPVRDLAFAVLEPYFGRLGQLKDVSRGGVGFEYVEFEEAGPERPTGPLRLEVMRLAEGFCLQDFPCRIVYDEKSPNASALVHSVITRRCGVAFGSLSAEQETDLDQFITSHALSG, from the coding sequence ATGAGCCACGACGAAGGTGGAGCCGAGAAGCGGCGCTTCCAGCGCTTTCCGGTGCGCGATCTGGCCTTTGCCGTTCTGGAGCCCTATTTCGGACGCCTTGGCCAGCTCAAGGACGTCAGCCGGGGTGGGGTGGGGTTCGAATATGTGGAGTTCGAGGAGGCAGGGCCGGAACGGCCGACCGGGCCGTTGCGGCTGGAGGTGATGCGGCTTGCCGAGGGGTTCTGCCTGCAGGACTTCCCCTGCCGGATCGTCTATGACGAGAAGAGCCCCAACGCCAGCGCCCTGGTCCACAGCGTGATCACCCGTCGCTGCGGGGTTGCCTTCGGCTCCCTGTCCGCCGAGCAGGAGACCGACCTGGACCAGTTCATCACCAGCCACGCGTTGTCCGGCTGA
- the cobA gene encoding uroporphyrinogen-III C-methyltransferase, whose product MSTGKVYLVGAGPGDPELITVKGLRFLAQAEVVVYDYLANEELLAHAPQGAERIYVGKRGGVHHACSQEEINAILVDKAAAGRQVVRLKGGDPFIFGRGGEEIEALVAAGIPFEVVPGVTAAVAAATYAGIPITHRGCTSTVAFVTGHEDPTKPDSQIAWDKLATGIGTLVFFMGIKNLSSIMARLEANGRDPATPVAVVRWASTPEQQTVVGTIRDISDRVREAGLRPPAIIVVGEVVSLRDRINWFERRPLFGKRIAVTRSRAQASELVRQLEELGASCFACPTIEMRPPASWQELDTELDQVSSYDWLVFTSANGVELFMSRLLERGQDVRSLAGPRIAAVGEKTGQALAQRGLRPDLIPEVFQGEGLVASFVGQGIAGQRFLIPRAQEAREVLPEALVAAGAQVRLVPVYRNVRPQGQEEELRRRLAGKQIDLVTFTSSSTVRNFLAMLQPAGPDELAQLMAGVQVASIGPVTSATARQAGLPVHIEPPQATIEALVACIVRHQLGEDSGG is encoded by the coding sequence ATGAGCACGGGCAAGGTTTATCTGGTGGGCGCCGGTCCCGGGGATCCGGAGCTGATCACCGTCAAGGGTCTTCGGTTTCTGGCGCAGGCCGAGGTGGTGGTCTACGACTACCTGGCCAACGAGGAGCTTCTGGCCCACGCCCCCCAGGGCGCGGAGCGGATCTACGTGGGCAAGCGGGGCGGGGTCCACCACGCCTGCTCCCAGGAGGAGATCAACGCCATCCTGGTGGACAAGGCGGCGGCCGGCCGGCAGGTGGTACGGCTCAAAGGCGGCGATCCCTTCATCTTCGGCCGCGGCGGCGAGGAGATCGAGGCCCTGGTGGCCGCCGGCATCCCCTTCGAGGTGGTGCCTGGGGTGACAGCGGCAGTGGCCGCGGCCACCTATGCCGGCATCCCCATCACCCACCGGGGCTGCACCTCCACCGTGGCCTTTGTCACCGGCCATGAGGATCCCACCAAGCCGGACAGCCAGATCGCCTGGGACAAGCTGGCCACCGGCATCGGCACCCTGGTGTTCTTCATGGGCATCAAGAACCTGTCCTCGATCATGGCCCGCCTGGAGGCCAACGGCCGGGATCCGGCGACGCCGGTGGCGGTGGTGCGCTGGGCCTCCACCCCGGAGCAGCAGACCGTGGTGGGCACGATCCGGGATATCAGCGACCGGGTGCGGGAAGCAGGCCTGCGGCCGCCGGCCATCATCGTGGTCGGCGAGGTGGTGAGCCTCAGGGATCGGATCAACTGGTTCGAGCGGCGGCCGCTGTTCGGCAAGCGGATCGCCGTCACCCGCAGCCGGGCCCAGGCCAGCGAGCTCGTGCGGCAGCTGGAGGAGCTGGGGGCCAGCTGTTTTGCCTGCCCCACCATCGAGATGCGGCCGCCGGCCAGCTGGCAGGAGCTGGACACCGAGCTGGATCAGGTGTCCTCGTACGACTGGCTGGTCTTCACCAGCGCCAACGGGGTCGAGCTCTTCATGAGCCGGCTCCTGGAGCGGGGGCAGGACGTGCGGTCCCTGGCCGGTCCCCGGATTGCGGCGGTGGGGGAGAAGACCGGCCAGGCCCTGGCGCAACGGGGCCTGCGGCCGGATCTCATTCCCGAGGTCTTCCAGGGGGAGGGGTTGGTGGCGAGCTTTGTGGGGCAGGGGATTGCCGGCCAGCGCTTCCTCATCCCCCGGGCCCAGGAGGCGCGGGAGGTGCTGCCGGAGGCCCTGGTGGCGGCCGGCGCCCAGGTGCGGCTGGTGCCGGTCTACCGGAACGTGCGGCCCCAGGGCCAGGAGGAGGAGCTGCGGCGGCGGCTGGCCGGCAAGCAGATCGATCTGGTGACCTTCACCTCCTCCTCCACGGTGCGCAACTTTCTCGCCATGCTGCAGCCGGCCGGCCCGGACGAGCTGGCCCAGCTCATGGCCGGGGTGCAGGTGGCTTCCATCGGGCCGGTCACCAGTGCCACCGCCCGCCAGGCCGGCCTGCCGGTGCACATCGAGCCGCCGCAGGCCACCATCGAGGCGCTGGTGGCCTGCATCGTGCGCCACCAGCTGGGGGAGGACAGCGGCGGCTGA